A single genomic interval of Bradyrhizobium sp. sBnM-33 harbors:
- a CDS encoding thiol-disulfide oxidoreductase DCC family protein: MQAEQSIVVDPESPGGINSPHGLILFDGVCVLCSRGCRFVSKRDRRAYFRFVPIQLAEGRPLAEQLGIDPDHPDSFAFLASGQASFQYPRINSRLRSLEAYTPTITAPPPRHYR; encoded by the coding sequence ATGCAGGCGGAGCAGTCAATCGTCGTTGACCCAGAAAGTCCTGGCGGCATCAACTCTCCGCACGGCCTGATCCTGTTCGACGGCGTATGCGTCCTATGCTCGCGCGGCTGCCGCTTCGTGAGCAAACGTGATCGCCGCGCCTATTTTCGCTTCGTTCCGATCCAGTTGGCCGAGGGACGTCCGCTCGCTGAGCAGCTCGGCATCGATCCTGATCACCCGGATTCCTTTGCCTTCTTGGCGAGCGGCCAAGCTTCCTTCCAATATCCGCGAATTAACTCGCGTTTGAGATCCCTGGAGGCGTATACTCCGACAATCACCGCTCCGCCTCCCAGGCATTACCGGTGA
- a CDS encoding phage exclusion protein Lit family protein, producing the protein MATAPAKGGDMNDLSALYDRATLQYWGKRYQASTGKILDQVIAPVLLSEERRALGQVQIFYPLPGEDPRASRPFGYYSVSDPGGGKIVLPILSLKFLDDLCIAYAWLQVHNYSLETISDYVAMLKYQDLPSLPPVLPTLGIPVDALSDKEVAQLALGHFVTARTFILAHELGHLRFHHDGSSISNEEQADAFAVDVMQRTPLPALGIMVFFMADAQMEDYPPQRNATHPLSADRLRALAARLSDRTLALKIATLGKFLAEPDIQASIIAVGKATTPADLGPRRPGAPATLRQSPGATDQAFNGRFVGQFTQYSDPDEPGAIVVTLRRSGNSVTGEYSFGLGAGRISKGIVDGDTLYFVWEWATSYGHGALHATDGGAGFDGYWGYQESRTDAGRWTAHRER; encoded by the coding sequence ATGGCCACGGCGCCGGCCAAAGGAGGCGACATGAATGACCTGTCGGCCCTCTACGATCGCGCGACGCTGCAATACTGGGGCAAGCGCTACCAGGCCTCCACCGGGAAGATCCTGGATCAGGTCATTGCGCCGGTTCTGCTATCGGAGGAGCGGCGCGCCCTGGGCCAGGTGCAGATATTCTACCCCTTGCCCGGCGAGGATCCGCGCGCCAGCAGGCCTTTCGGCTACTATAGCGTGAGCGATCCAGGCGGCGGCAAGATCGTTCTTCCTATACTGTCACTCAAATTCCTCGACGATCTCTGCATAGCCTATGCTTGGCTTCAAGTGCACAACTACAGCCTGGAGACGATTTCCGACTACGTCGCAATGCTCAAATACCAAGATCTGCCGAGCTTGCCGCCGGTGCTCCCGACGCTCGGCATCCCCGTCGACGCGCTCAGCGACAAGGAGGTGGCCCAGCTCGCGCTCGGCCACTTCGTCACCGCGCGTACCTTTATCCTGGCGCACGAGCTCGGCCATCTGCGCTTTCACCACGACGGATCGAGCATTTCAAACGAGGAGCAGGCCGACGCCTTCGCGGTCGATGTGATGCAGCGCACCCCGCTGCCGGCGCTCGGCATCATGGTTTTCTTCATGGCGGACGCGCAGATGGAGGACTATCCGCCACAACGAAACGCGACGCATCCCTTGAGTGCCGACCGGCTGCGCGCTCTGGCGGCGCGCCTCTCCGACCGGACGCTCGCGCTCAAGATCGCCACGCTCGGCAAGTTTCTCGCCGAACCGGACATCCAGGCCAGCATCATCGCGGTCGGCAAAGCCACGACCCCCGCCGATCTCGGTCCTCGGCGTCCGGGCGCGCCAGCGACGCTCCGGCAGTCGCCTGGGGCCACCGACCAAGCATTCAATGGCCGTTTCGTCGGGCAGTTCACACAATACTCCGACCCGGATGAGCCGGGCGCGATCGTTGTCACCCTGCGCCGCAGCGGCAACAGCGTAACCGGCGAGTACAGCTTCGGCCTTGGTGCAGGACGGATCTCAAAAGGAATTGTCGACGGCGACACGCTGTACTTCGTCTGGGAATGGGCCACCAGCTATGGCCATGGCGCTCTCCACGCGACCGACGGCGGCGCAGGGTTCGATGGCTATTGGGGATATCAGGAGTCGCGCACCGACGCCGGCCGTTGGACCGCCCATCGTGAGAGGTAA
- a CDS encoding IS110 family transposase — protein MSQKINAAIAVIGIDIGKNSLHIVGHDHRGAIVLRQKWSRGQVETRLANLPPCLIGMEACVGAHHLSRKLQMLGHDARLMPAKYVRPYSKGQKNDFRDAEAIAEAVQRPTMKFVATKTAEQLALQALHRVRYRLVGQRTGVINQIRAFLLERGIAVRQGLHSLRFELPGILATRIDVLSPRMSLIIEGLVEDWRRLDQRIERLSSEIETLAHQDEACRRLMTVPGIGPIISSAMVAAIGAGDVFSKGRDFGAWLGLVPKQTSTGDRTILGSISRRGNRYLRALFVQAAWVVLVKIRCWERYGLNFWIRAAKKRLHHNVLAIALANKLARIAWAVLNKGRAFASVKTEETASRPA, from the coding sequence ATGTCTCAGAAAATCAACGCAGCAATCGCCGTGATCGGCATCGATATTGGCAAAAACTCGCTCCACATCGTGGGGCATGATCACCGCGGTGCCATCGTGCTGCGGCAGAAGTGGTCACGCGGCCAGGTGGAAACGCGGCTCGCCAACCTGCCGCCGTGCTTGATCGGTATGGAGGCCTGCGTAGGCGCCCATCATCTGAGCCGCAAACTCCAGATGCTTGGCCACGACGCCCGCCTGATGCCGGCGAAGTACGTGCGTCCGTATTCGAAGGGACAGAAGAATGACTTCCGAGATGCGGAAGCCATCGCCGAGGCGGTCCAACGCCCGACGATGAAGTTCGTCGCGACCAAGACCGCCGAACAGCTCGCCCTTCAGGCACTGCACCGCGTCCGCTATCGATTGGTCGGTCAGCGTACCGGCGTCATCAATCAGATCCGTGCGTTCCTGCTGGAGCGGGGCATCGCCGTGCGGCAAGGCCTGCATTCCCTGCGGTTCGAGTTGCCGGGCATCTTGGCGACACGCATCGATGTGCTCTCGCCTCGCATGTCGCTCATCATCGAGGGCCTGGTGGAAGACTGGCGCCGGCTGGATCAGCGTATCGAGAGGCTATCTAGCGAGATCGAAACACTAGCCCATCAAGATGAGGCCTGCCGGCGACTGATGACGGTGCCTGGTATTGGCCCGATCATCTCGAGCGCAATGGTGGCCGCGATCGGCGCTGGAGACGTGTTCTCGAAAGGCCGCGACTTCGGCGCCTGGCTTGGACTTGTGCCGAAGCAGACATCGACCGGCGACCGCACGATCCTCGGCAGTATATCAAGGCGCGGCAATCGCTACCTGCGCGCGCTGTTCGTGCAAGCCGCTTGGGTTGTGCTGGTCAAGATCAGGTGTTGGGAGCGCTATGGCCTCAACTTTTGGATCCGAGCCGCCAAGAAACGATTGCATCACAACGTGCTGGCGATTGCGCTCGCTAACAAACTCGCCCGAATTGCCTGGGCGGTCCTCAACAAGGGACGCGCCTTCGCGAGCGTCAAGACGGAGGAGACAGCGTCCCGACCTGCTTGA
- a CDS encoding adenylate/guanylate cyclase domain-containing protein encodes MRKRGGRKQPVEGRRATRAHKVSIAAASIADLQNQVGALASELKEALEQQTATAEILRLISAVPADPQPVFEMIVRRAVALCGSLFANVFRFDGDLIHFVASHNVGPSYVDMLRATYPMRPDHSQVSGRVLLNQSVVRLADALADPDYDQRFPRAMGWRRMLGMPIMRDRDVLGVIVVGWAEAGPVAKAQEELLKTFADQAVIAIENARLLNELRERNEEIAGWNRDLEARVKEQVEELGRVGRLKRFLAPQLAEMIVSQGNERILESHRREIVVVFCDLRGYTAFTETAEPEEVLDFLREYHGELGRLISQFEGTLDQFSGDGIMVFFNDPVPVPDPAERAVKMAVAMREAVSTLIAAWRERGRELGFGAGIAQGYATLGQIGYSERSGYTAIGTVCNVAARLCGEAKDGQILLSKRVNVALNGSVATEQVGALALKGLTQPVVTYNVPLTAS; translated from the coding sequence ATGCGAAAACGCGGTGGACGCAAACAACCGGTCGAAGGTCGGCGCGCGACTAGGGCTCACAAAGTATCCATCGCCGCCGCATCCATCGCCGACCTACAGAATCAGGTAGGCGCTCTCGCTAGCGAACTGAAAGAGGCGCTTGAGCAGCAGACGGCTACCGCGGAGATTCTCCGCCTGATCAGCGCCGTGCCGGCCGATCCGCAGCCGGTATTCGAGATGATCGTGCGCCGCGCCGTCGCGCTTTGCGGCAGTTTGTTCGCGAACGTGTTCCGCTTTGATGGAGACCTCATCCATTTCGTCGCCAGTCACAACGTCGGGCCGAGCTACGTCGATATGCTTCGAGCGACCTACCCGATGCGGCCCGATCATTCTCAGGTATCCGGACGCGTACTGCTTAATCAATCAGTGGTCCGGCTCGCCGATGCGCTTGCCGATCCAGACTACGATCAGCGGTTTCCCCGGGCCATGGGTTGGCGTCGCATGCTGGGAATGCCGATAATGCGCGATCGCGATGTGCTCGGCGTCATCGTGGTGGGTTGGGCCGAGGCCGGACCTGTCGCTAAGGCCCAGGAGGAGCTTCTGAAGACCTTCGCCGACCAGGCGGTGATCGCGATCGAGAATGCCAGGCTATTGAACGAATTACGCGAGCGCAACGAGGAGATCGCCGGCTGGAATCGCGACCTGGAAGCGCGGGTCAAGGAGCAGGTTGAGGAGCTGGGCCGGGTTGGGCGGCTGAAGCGGTTCCTTGCGCCACAGCTTGCCGAAATGATCGTCTCGCAAGGCAATGAAAGGATCCTGGAGAGTCACCGCCGTGAGATCGTTGTCGTATTCTGCGATCTTCGCGGCTACACCGCCTTCACCGAGACCGCCGAGCCCGAGGAGGTTTTGGATTTCCTGCGCGAGTATCACGGCGAGCTGGGGCGTCTAATCAGCCAGTTCGAGGGGACGCTCGACCAATTCTCGGGCGATGGGATCATGGTGTTCTTCAACGACCCCGTGCCTGTCCCCGACCCGGCCGAACGTGCGGTCAAGATGGCCGTCGCGATGCGCGAGGCTGTGTCGACGCTGATCGCCGCGTGGCGCGAGCGGGGTCGCGAGTTGGGCTTTGGTGCTGGCATCGCACAGGGTTACGCGACCTTGGGCCAGATCGGATATTCCGAGCGCTCCGGATACACTGCGATAGGCACAGTGTGCAATGTCGCGGCACGGCTCTGCGGCGAGGCCAAGGACGGCCAAATTCTGCTCAGTAAGCGCGTAAACGTGGCGCTCAACGGAAGCGTAGCGACTGAACAAGTTGGCGCTCTCGCATTGAAGGGTCTCACCCAGCCGGTCGTCACCTACAACGTTCCGCTCACCGCTAGTTAA
- a CDS encoding IS4 family transposase → MSLEALLAGWGEQTAVAAAGRHVLAIQDTSEINFRTQPERRHGLGEIGKGNSHGLLLHAMAAVDAASDACLGLVGGKIWTRQGRVTVPHDQRPLEQKESERWISTAHRAKQVLSAATMVTVIDDREGDIYAKWASVSASNFHLLTRSMHDRVLADGASMYATASSWPVVDTATIDVVARADRPARQAKLVLRFGRVTLRRPQNASADLPRTVELALVEVVEVDPPAGVEPLHWYLLTTHDVNDVASAWQIVNWYKKRWIIEQLFRLIKTQGLQLEDSRIETADRLLKLTAIAAKAAVVILQLVQARDGRSAEPASNAFNKEQIKLLAALATKYEGRTKLQSNPHRPQTLAWASWIIARLGGWDGYPRTKPGPITMRHGLQYFLGVASAWETLKDV, encoded by the coding sequence GTGAGCTTGGAAGCACTGCTCGCAGGCTGGGGCGAACAGACGGCGGTTGCGGCGGCCGGCCGGCACGTGCTGGCGATCCAGGATACAAGCGAGATCAACTTTAGGACCCAACCCGAGCGTCGGCACGGGCTGGGTGAGATCGGCAAAGGGAACAGCCACGGCTTGCTGTTGCATGCGATGGCCGCCGTGGATGCCGCCAGTGACGCCTGTCTGGGGCTGGTAGGCGGGAAGATTTGGACGCGCCAGGGCCGGGTTACGGTGCCGCACGATCAGCGGCCACTGGAGCAGAAGGAGTCGGAACGTTGGATCAGCACGGCCCATCGAGCCAAGCAGGTGCTCTCTGCGGCCACGATGGTCACGGTGATCGACGATCGCGAGGGCGACATCTATGCCAAATGGGCGAGCGTATCGGCCTCAAACTTCCATCTGTTGACGCGGAGCATGCATGATCGCGTGCTGGCCGACGGTGCAAGCATGTATGCCACCGCCAGCAGTTGGCCCGTCGTCGACACTGCCACCATCGACGTTGTGGCGCGTGCCGATCGGCCCGCCCGACAGGCCAAGCTGGTGCTGCGGTTCGGTCGGGTCACCCTCAGAAGGCCGCAGAACGCGTCTGCCGACTTACCGCGGACAGTCGAACTCGCTTTGGTCGAGGTCGTTGAAGTCGATCCGCCAGCGGGCGTCGAGCCGCTGCACTGGTACCTGCTGACGACCCATGACGTCAACGATGTCGCGTCTGCCTGGCAGATCGTCAACTGGTACAAAAAGCGTTGGATTATCGAGCAGCTGTTCCGCCTGATCAAAACGCAGGGGCTGCAACTCGAAGACAGCCGGATCGAAACCGCCGATCGGCTGCTCAAGCTCACCGCGATCGCCGCCAAGGCTGCCGTCGTGATCCTGCAACTGGTTCAGGCTCGCGACGGACGCAGCGCCGAACCTGCCAGCAACGCGTTCAACAAAGAGCAGATCAAGCTGCTCGCCGCACTGGCCACCAAGTACGAAGGCAGAACCAAACTCCAAAGCAATCCACATCGCCCGCAAACCTTGGCTTGGGCCTCATGGATCATTGCTCGCCTCGGCGGATGGGATGGATACCCTCGCACCAAACCCGGCCCCATCACCATGAGGCATGGCCTCCAATACTTCTTGGGCGTGGCTTCCGCCTGGGAGACCCTCAAAGATGTGTGA
- a CDS encoding alpha/beta fold hydrolase → MDIADWLRRLGLHQYESVFRDNDVDAETLPSLTAEDLRELGITSLGHRKKLLAAIAALSPTLGRLEDDRGPPLAEASPSRPSIKNRPAERRHLTVMFVDLVGSTALSVRLDPEELREILAAYHQAVAAEVARFEGYIAKLMGDGVLVYFGWPQAHEDEAERAVRSGLAIVEAVEGLEKRAGAALSARVGIATGLVVVGDLIGDGAAQEEGVVGATPNLAARLQQLAEPGGVVISESTRRLLGSWFALTDLGPQQIRGIESPELAFRVLGEAAAEDRFEALRRAEVGPLIGREQELALLLDRWEMGKGGEGQVVVLSGEAGIGKSRIVLAMRERIRNEPRFRIGYSCSPHHMDSALWPVFVQLQRAAGYLREDAPSLKLEKLEQLLDKAGGFGEDATPLLADLMGLPLLGRYAAPAGTPQEKKARVFGILLAQMEGLSRQRPMLMVLEDAHWLDPTSAELFERMVDRIRVLPILLVTTLRPDVPTPWTNFPHVTFLSLNRFGRPASRALIQSAAGGRQLPPIVIEAILSRTEGVPLFVEELTKAVLESVIWKTTAGDDHLELVGPLPPLAIPATLQESLMARLDRLAPAREVAQIAACIGREFDEEIVGAVAGYPNLQQLTAVLDQLCRAGLIQRRGTPPHHTYSFKHALVRDAAYATLLKSPRQQLHAHIAQAIERLRPEIAAGQPEIVAHHFIEGGLLDQGAVFLLAAGRLAKARHAVKEAISHLETCLQLTARPRDNAPSADRGTERECLLMLGDLAGVEDDLDRANDYYERAMALGETDADRDRARNCVHRARYAERDGARLVFYEHGSGEPLIVFINPIVYGLSTFEPILEQLRQEFCVITVDCRGAGRSAPLVRPYSTLQHMEDLRAIIEAAAAVPIVGVGISRGSNLLIQLAHAHRELVGKIMTVGTPMMGALPDGRPVFNPDYMAHRQDAYARGGVEELIRLQTRYVYSEPDAEDLRRMAIERMCKLPTETILSFYDPDPGMDIAPLLESIAVPTLVAHGREDQLVTSAASEFIASRIPGAQLYMFEGKGHNPMFSATDEFCDVLRNFIRTGRAERTSRGSLAA, encoded by the coding sequence GTGGACATAGCGGATTGGCTGCGCCGCCTCGGGTTGCATCAGTACGAGAGCGTGTTTCGCGACAACGACGTAGACGCGGAGACCCTGCCCAGCTTGACGGCAGAGGATCTGCGTGAACTCGGCATCACATCGCTGGGTCACCGCAAGAAGCTCCTCGCGGCGATCGCCGCACTATCCCCAACACTTGGCAGGCTGGAGGACGATCGCGGGCCGCCGCTAGCGGAGGCTAGCCCTTCGCGACCGTCGATTAAAAATCGCCCCGCCGAGCGCCGTCATCTGACGGTGATGTTCGTCGACCTCGTTGGTTCGACTGCCCTTTCGGTGCGCCTCGATCCCGAGGAGTTGAGGGAGATCCTTGCCGCCTACCACCAGGCGGTCGCAGCGGAGGTGGCCCGTTTCGAGGGATACATCGCCAAGCTCATGGGCGATGGCGTGCTGGTCTATTTCGGCTGGCCGCAGGCGCATGAGGACGAGGCCGAACGTGCGGTGCGCAGCGGGCTTGCTATTGTGGAAGCCGTAGAGGGGTTAGAGAAACGAGCCGGCGCAGCTCTTTCCGCGCGCGTTGGGATTGCGACCGGGCTGGTCGTGGTCGGCGATCTGATCGGGGATGGCGCTGCCCAGGAAGAAGGGGTCGTCGGCGCCACGCCCAACCTCGCCGCGCGTCTGCAGCAGCTCGCAGAACCCGGCGGCGTGGTGATCTCCGAGAGCACACGACGCCTTCTTGGCAGCTGGTTCGCGCTCACCGACCTGGGCCCGCAACAGATCCGGGGGATCGAGTCCCCGGAACTGGCGTTCCGAGTTCTTGGCGAAGCGGCCGCCGAGGATCGGTTCGAGGCCCTGCGACGCGCGGAGGTGGGTCCATTGATCGGCCGCGAACAGGAACTCGCTCTCCTCCTCGATCGCTGGGAGATGGGCAAGGGCGGCGAAGGTCAGGTCGTCGTGTTGTCCGGCGAGGCCGGCATCGGCAAGTCTCGCATTGTCCTTGCGATGCGTGAGCGTATCCGCAACGAACCTCGGTTCCGGATCGGCTATTCCTGCTCGCCGCATCATATGGATAGCGCGCTCTGGCCCGTGTTCGTGCAGCTCCAACGGGCGGCAGGGTATCTGCGTGAAGATGCACCCTCGCTGAAGCTCGAGAAGCTGGAGCAGCTCCTCGACAAAGCGGGCGGGTTCGGCGAGGACGCGACGCCGCTGCTCGCTGACCTGATGGGGCTGCCGCTCCTTGGACGCTACGCAGCGCCCGCTGGCACGCCGCAAGAGAAAAAGGCGCGCGTCTTTGGCATCCTCTTGGCGCAAATGGAGGGGCTCTCACGACAGCGGCCGATGCTGATGGTCCTTGAGGACGCGCATTGGCTCGATCCGACGTCGGCGGAGCTTTTCGAGCGGATGGTGGACAGGATCCGGGTTCTGCCGATACTTCTCGTCACCACATTGCGGCCCGACGTGCCGACGCCTTGGACGAATTTCCCGCATGTTACATTCCTCAGCCTCAATCGCTTCGGGCGGCCAGCATCCCGCGCGCTTATCCAGAGTGCAGCGGGCGGACGGCAGCTTCCGCCCATCGTCATCGAAGCCATCCTCTCCCGCACTGAGGGCGTGCCGCTGTTCGTCGAGGAATTGACGAAAGCGGTCCTCGAATCGGTGATCTGGAAGACAACGGCCGGCGATGACCATCTCGAGCTCGTCGGCCCACTTCCGCCGCTGGCCATTCCGGCGACGCTGCAGGAGTCGCTCATGGCGCGCCTCGACCGCCTGGCTCCGGCACGCGAGGTGGCGCAGATCGCTGCCTGTATCGGCCGGGAGTTCGACGAGGAGATCGTCGGTGCGGTCGCGGGATACCCAAATCTGCAGCAGCTGACGGCGGTGCTCGATCAGCTATGCCGGGCGGGTCTCATCCAACGACGTGGGACGCCGCCTCATCATACGTACAGCTTCAAACACGCGCTCGTCCGCGACGCGGCCTACGCCACCTTGCTTAAGTCACCGCGTCAGCAGCTGCATGCACATATCGCGCAAGCGATCGAGCGGTTGCGGCCGGAGATCGCGGCGGGCCAGCCCGAGATCGTCGCCCATCATTTCATCGAAGGCGGCCTGCTCGACCAAGGGGCAGTCTTTCTTCTGGCCGCCGGTCGGCTGGCAAAGGCGCGGCATGCGGTCAAAGAGGCGATCTCCCACCTTGAAACGTGCCTGCAGCTCACGGCCCGTCCTCGGGACAATGCACCATCGGCCGATCGAGGCACCGAGCGCGAGTGCCTCCTGATGTTGGGTGACTTGGCCGGCGTTGAGGACGATCTCGACAGAGCGAACGACTACTACGAGCGCGCGATGGCGCTCGGCGAGACCGATGCCGACCGCGACCGCGCGCGCAACTGCGTTCACCGCGCCCGGTACGCGGAGCGAGACGGCGCGCGTCTCGTCTTCTACGAGCACGGCAGCGGCGAGCCGCTAATCGTATTCATCAATCCAATTGTCTACGGGCTGTCGACCTTTGAGCCGATTCTCGAGCAGCTTCGCCAGGAATTCTGTGTCATCACGGTTGACTGCCGGGGCGCCGGACGATCCGCACCTCTGGTGCGTCCTTACTCGACGCTCCAACACATGGAGGACCTCCGCGCGATCATCGAGGCCGCCGCTGCCGTCCCGATCGTCGGCGTCGGCATCTCGCGCGGCTCCAACCTGCTGATCCAGCTCGCCCATGCGCACCGTGAACTCGTCGGAAAGATTATGACGGTGGGCACGCCGATGATGGGAGCGCTGCCGGACGGGCGGCCGGTGTTCAACCCAGATTACATGGCGCATCGTCAGGACGCCTACGCTCGGGGCGGCGTTGAGGAATTGATCCGCTTGCAAACTCGGTACGTCTACAGCGAGCCAGATGCAGAAGATTTGCGGCGGATGGCCATCGAGCGCATGTGCAAGTTGCCAACCGAGACGATCCTCAGCTTCTACGATCCGGATCCGGGCATGGACATCGCGCCCCTGCTCGAATCGATCGCTGTTCCGACGCTTGTCGCGCACGGCCGAGAAGACCAGCTCGTCACCAGCGCCGCGAGCGAATTTATCGCGTCCCGCATCCCGGGCGCGCAGCTCTACATGTTTGAAGGCAAGGGGCACAACCCGATGTTCTCGGCCACGGACGAGTTTTGCGATGTGCTTCGCAATTTCATTCGCACGGGACGCGCGGAAAGAACGTCTCGAGGATCGCTGGCAGCTTGA
- a CDS encoding cysteine rich repeat-containing protein, which produces MRFIVLVLVLLLTETSLSFAQGHMGTPQEQQACRRDAQRFCRQQLGNDGAVQQCLRQNRARLSKSCQKVFASHGM; this is translated from the coding sequence ATGCGCTTCATTGTCCTCGTTCTAGTACTTTTGCTGACTGAAACTTCGCTATCTTTTGCGCAGGGTCACATGGGCACGCCACAAGAGCAGCAGGCCTGCAGGCGAGATGCGCAGCGATTTTGCCGACAGCAACTTGGCAATGATGGAGCGGTTCAACAATGCTTGCGGCAGAACAGGGCCAGACTGAGCAAGAGCTGCCAAAAAGTATTTGCCAGCCACGGCATGTGA
- a CDS encoding group I truncated hemoglobin, with protein sequence MARPLSTSMTRRNIVTGLALAAAPAALAGAGNAYAQTQQTKPEKTLYERLGGVFAIAAVVDHFSDAVMKNPIVGRKSKNPQLRQWHTKNLTRLPGLKFMRTLWVCDVSGGPFRFKATKPGTTPLGLEEAHRELRISPAEFDEVAAELARSLDFAKVPKREKAEVLAAFAAHKDEVTAGYLARSKRG encoded by the coding sequence ATGGCACGACCTCTTTCGACTTCCATGACAAGACGAAACATTGTCACCGGGCTGGCGCTGGCCGCCGCCCCGGCGGCTTTGGCAGGAGCTGGCAACGCGTACGCGCAGACGCAGCAGACCAAGCCCGAAAAAACTCTGTATGAGCGGCTGGGCGGTGTTTTCGCCATCGCGGCAGTAGTTGATCACTTTAGCGATGCCGTCATGAAGAATCCCATCGTTGGCCGGAAATCCAAGAACCCGCAGCTGCGGCAATGGCACACCAAGAATCTGACAAGGCTGCCCGGTCTCAAGTTCATGCGCACGTTATGGGTCTGCGACGTTTCCGGCGGGCCTTTCCGGTTCAAGGCCACGAAGCCCGGGACGACGCCGCTTGGCCTTGAGGAGGCCCACCGCGAGCTCCGGATCTCCCCGGCAGAATTTGACGAGGTCGCAGCCGAACTCGCTCGGAGCCTGGATTTTGCTAAGGTTCCGAAGCGCGAGAAAGCCGAAGTCCTGGCAGCCTTCGCCGCCCACAAAGACGAGGTTACTGCCGGTTACCTCGCGCGCAGTAAGCGGGGCTGA
- a CDS encoding DUF1488 family protein, translating to MVVAGGDYVHFVVEYGGKIEKCRVTATALLNRERMSRKDAGYAQLIATFVRHRAEIEHLALAKLQREGHSDRGVVVTTEDLNP from the coding sequence ATGGTTGTTGCTGGCGGCGATTACGTCCATTTCGTTGTGGAGTACGGCGGCAAAATCGAAAAGTGCCGGGTAACGGCGACTGCCCTTCTGAACAGAGAGCGTATGAGCAGAAAGGACGCAGGCTATGCACAGCTCATCGCTACCTTTGTAAGGCACCGAGCCGAGATCGAACATCTCGCTCTCGCGAAGTTGCAGCGGGAGGGGCACTCTGACCGCGGTGTTGTAGTGACCACTGAGGATCTGAACCCTTGA
- a CDS encoding DNA-directed RNA polymerase subunit alpha C-terminal domain-containing protein, with translation MTESVALPPLRAADLKTVGEVREISDETLISLPDFGKGSLSDLRRKLGLPSTDGVRSLGKKARLIC, from the coding sequence GTGACAGAGAGTGTTGCGCTCCCGCCCCTCCGAGCAGCCGACCTGAAAACCGTTGGCGAGGTGCGCGAGATATCGGACGAGACACTGATCAGCCTTCCGGATTTTGGAAAGGGCTCGCTCTCTGATCTACGCAGGAAATTGGGACTGCCGTCGACCGACGGGGTTAGATCCTTGGGCAAAAAAGCCCGCCTGATTTGCTGA